One segment of Haliotis asinina isolate JCU_RB_2024 chromosome 12, JCU_Hal_asi_v2, whole genome shotgun sequence DNA contains the following:
- the LOC137258763 gene encoding neuronal acetylcholine receptor subunit alpha-10-like yields the protein MKFVLYNIAYLDLKIQKLKWNGFLSLRWHDIFLSWNASEYGGVNFITVPQTKIWRPDYVINNDVSEKTNLGTPDTLVFIESSGLVTWEPGMVSETSCKIDIRKYPFDTQTCSFKFIPWMTTSRFMNTTNLLNGIDMTTFVPHGEFTTGESSVHLNHDNVAFTEDTLVTITYTLVLHRRPSFYWMVMVFPMASFPLLSPISFLVPVESGEKITLSITVVLSYLVFIGSINDAMPRLSDTVSLIVIYASVQTMIGMVTVVANGIVICIHKLPPDFHVTVPFFKTSRGHHLQRKREHDLHKFELFSITALLKATKILNSSRKENDT from the exons ATGAAGTTTGTCCTTTACAACATCGCCTACCTG GATCTGAAGATTCAGAAACTAAAGTGGAACGGCTTTCTAAGCTTG cgATGGCACGATATATTCCTGTCCTGGAACGCCAGTGAGTATGGAGGTGTGAACTTCATCACCGTGCCGCAGACAAAAATATGGCGGCCCGACTACGTCATCAACAATGA TGTTTCTGAGAAAACGAACCTGGGAACACCGGACACTCTAGTCTTCATAGAAAGCAGTGGATTGGTCACTTGGGAACCAGGAATGGTTAGTGAAACAAGCTGCAAAATTGACATCAGGAAGTACCCATTCGATACCCAGACCTGTTCCTTTAAGTTTATTCCCTGGATGACAACAAGCAGGTTCATGAACACTACCAATCTTCTAAATGGGATCGACATGACAACTTTTGTGCCACATGGAGAGTTCACGACTGGAGAGTCATCGGTTCATTTGAACCACGACAATGTAGCTTTTACAGAAGATACATTGGTGACAATAACGTACACCCTTGTGCTCCACAGACGCCCATCATTCTACTGGATGGTCATGGTGTTTCCAATGGCAAGTTTTCCATTGCTCAGCCCTATCAGTTTCCTTGTACCTGTAGAGAGTGGGGAGAAAATAACTCTGTCAATCACCGTGGTGTTATCCTACTTGGTCTTCATTGGGTCAATAAATGATGCGATGCCAAGGTTGTCAGATACAGTCTCCTTGATAG TGATCTATGCCTCCGTACAGACAATGATAGGCATGGTGACAGTCGTTGCCAATGGAATTGTGATATGCATACATAAGCTGCCCCCGGACTTTCACGTCACAGTTCCATTCTTCAAGACGTCAAGAGGACATCATTTACAAAGAAAAAGGGAACACGATCTACACAAGTTTGAGCTGTTTTCGATTACCGCCTTGCTTAAAGCAACAAAAATACTTAACTCATCAAGAAAAGAGAA TGACACATGA